The proteins below are encoded in one region of Candidatus Thiodiazotropha sp. LNASS1:
- a CDS encoding glycerate kinase translates to MSSLQQRAHYRRSLIAIYQAALKRVEGRASVSKWLKQNPFPGPLRVIAIGKAAQSMLYGAYDELNDRIDQSLIISKQGHIDPAWCRQHGCFTHQSAHPIPDESSLQAGRKLLDFISNGSELPLLFLISGGASSLVELTIDGVSLEDLARVNDWLLGSGLDILQMNTVRKALSRIKGGGLLAYLEQTEVVGLAISDVPGDDPATIGSGLLTPDEGLAGRLAALSLPSWLQDRLQRWERPRIIMSASQPRLEIIANLQLAVEAAAEYASGLGYRVSLRDGFLSGDAAARGKSLAQELLQGPPGIVIWGGETTVALPPNPGQGGRNQHLALAAARELAGAQDCYLLAAGTDGSDGPTEDAGAVVDGGTVARAALHGETPERALANADSGRFLEVSGDLISTGPTGTNVMDLVIGLRV, encoded by the coding sequence GGTTGAAGCAAAACCCATTTCCGGGACCACTGAGGGTGATCGCCATCGGCAAGGCGGCCCAATCGATGCTCTACGGCGCCTATGATGAGTTGAATGACAGGATCGATCAGTCATTGATCATCTCCAAACAAGGGCATATCGACCCGGCTTGGTGCCGGCAACACGGTTGTTTTACCCATCAATCAGCGCATCCCATACCGGATGAAAGCAGTCTGCAGGCCGGTCGGAAACTGTTGGATTTCATTTCGAACGGATCTGAACTGCCTCTGCTGTTTCTGATCTCGGGTGGCGCCTCGAGTCTGGTGGAGTTGACAATCGATGGGGTGAGCCTGGAAGACCTGGCACGGGTTAATGACTGGTTGCTGGGTAGCGGTCTCGATATCCTGCAGATGAATACGGTACGCAAGGCTCTTTCGCGCATAAAAGGAGGGGGGCTGCTCGCCTACCTGGAGCAGACCGAGGTGGTGGGATTGGCTATTTCAGATGTGCCGGGCGATGATCCGGCCACAATCGGCTCGGGATTGCTCACCCCGGATGAGGGTCTGGCGGGGCGTCTGGCGGCGCTATCCCTGCCATCCTGGCTGCAGGATAGACTGCAGCGGTGGGAGAGGCCGCGGATCATAATGAGCGCATCGCAACCCAGGCTGGAGATCATCGCCAATCTGCAGTTGGCCGTGGAGGCGGCTGCCGAATATGCCTCCGGCCTGGGCTACAGGGTTTCACTGCGGGATGGTTTTCTCAGTGGGGATGCCGCCGCCCGGGGTAAGTCTTTGGCGCAAGAGCTGTTGCAGGGGCCGCCTGGGATTGTTATATGGGGAGGGGAAACGACGGTCGCCCTGCCGCCGAATCCTGGGCAGGGAGGCAGAAATCAGCATCTTGCCCTGGCTGCGGCCCGGGAATTGGCCGGTGCCCAGGATTGTTATCTGCTGGCGGCAGGTACCGATGGCAGCGACGGTCCGACCGAGGATGCCGGGGCAGTGGTGGATGGTGGAACGGTGGCACGGGCTGCACTGCATGGAGAGACGCCTGAACGTGCACTTGCGAATGCCGATTCGGGGCGCTTTCTTGAGGTCAGCGGAGATCTCATCTCTACTGGTCCCACCGGCACCAATGTGATGGATCTGGTGATAGGTTTACGGGTGTGA